A single Natrinema pellirubrum DSM 15624 DNA region contains:
- a CDS encoding carboxypeptidase M32 has product MATDQADASEADTYEQFETRVQRISNVGNAAGVLRWDQEVVMPDEGTPARAQQLSTLSSLSHELLTADETGDLLAELEETSLADEQSAVVREIRRRYDRETSVPQDLVEEISATASNAHPTWKQAKEEDDFEQFAPTLEQLVDLKREYANHIDPDADPYAVLFADYEPYIDLETAERVLERLRETLVPLIDAVQDSDVELTTDAFAGQFDDADQEALARDVLDSLGYDWDRGRLDTAPHPFSSGTQFDARVTTRFEEDDLLGSITSTIHEFGHANYTQGLPDDGYGTPLGEARDLSVHESQSRLWENHVGRSRPFWEHFLPIARERFPELADVTPEEAYESANQVHDDNLIRVEADELTYHLHIVIRFEIERDLIRGDLEVAEVPQVWNDKYEEYLGVRPETDAEGCLQDIHWSHGDFGYFSTYSLGSVLAAQLYAAAEADRGPFDDEIREGEFDDLNGWLRENVHQHGKRYVTPDLIERATGEGLTADYFLEYVESKYGDLYDLEEY; this is encoded by the coding sequence CCCGGCCCGGGCACAGCAACTCTCGACGCTGTCCTCGCTCAGTCACGAACTCCTGACCGCCGACGAGACCGGTGACTTGCTCGCGGAGTTAGAGGAGACGTCCCTGGCGGACGAGCAGTCCGCCGTCGTCCGCGAGATCCGCCGCCGGTACGACCGCGAGACCAGCGTCCCACAGGACCTCGTCGAGGAGATCTCTGCGACGGCGTCGAACGCCCATCCCACGTGGAAACAGGCCAAGGAGGAAGACGACTTCGAGCAGTTCGCGCCCACCCTCGAGCAACTGGTCGATCTCAAACGCGAGTACGCGAATCACATCGATCCCGATGCCGATCCCTACGCCGTTCTTTTCGCGGACTACGAGCCCTACATCGATCTCGAGACCGCCGAGCGCGTCCTCGAGCGCCTACGTGAGACCCTCGTGCCGCTGATCGACGCCGTTCAGGACAGCGATGTCGAGCTGACAACGGACGCCTTCGCCGGGCAGTTCGACGACGCGGATCAGGAGGCGCTGGCGCGGGACGTACTGGACTCGCTGGGCTACGACTGGGACCGCGGGCGGCTCGACACCGCGCCCCATCCGTTCTCCTCCGGCACACAGTTCGACGCCCGCGTGACGACCCGGTTCGAGGAAGACGACCTGCTGGGCTCGATCACCTCGACCATCCACGAATTCGGCCACGCGAACTACACGCAGGGGCTGCCCGACGACGGCTACGGCACGCCGCTTGGCGAGGCCCGCGACCTCTCGGTCCACGAATCCCAGTCGCGGCTCTGGGAGAACCATGTCGGCCGCTCGCGGCCGTTCTGGGAACACTTCCTGCCGATCGCCCGCGAGCGATTCCCCGAACTCGCGGACGTGACCCCCGAGGAGGCCTACGAGTCCGCGAATCAGGTCCACGACGACAACCTCATCCGGGTCGAGGCGGACGAACTCACCTATCACCTCCACATCGTGATCCGTTTCGAGATCGAACGCGACCTGATCCGGGGCGACCTCGAGGTTGCGGAGGTCCCGCAGGTCTGGAACGACAAGTACGAGGAGTACCTCGGCGTCCGGCCGGAGACGGACGCGGAGGGCTGTCTGCAGGACATCCACTGGTCTCACGGTGACTTCGGCTACTTCTCGACGTACTCGCTGGGCTCGGTGCTTGCGGCTCAGCTATACGCCGCCGCCGAGGCCGACCGCGGTCCCTTCGACGACGAGATCCGCGAGGGCGAGTTCGACGACCTCAACGGCTGGCTCCGCGAGAACGTCCACCAGCACGGGAAACGGTACGTCACTCCCGACCTGATCGAGCGGGCCACCGGCGAGGGGCTGACCGCCGACTACTTCCTCGAGTACGTCGAGTCGAAGTACGGTGATCTATACGATCTCGAGGAGTACTGA